The Pseudophryne corroboree isolate aPseCor3 chromosome 3 unlocalized genomic scaffold, aPseCor3.hap2 SUPER_3_unloc_55, whole genome shotgun sequence genome window below encodes:
- the LOC134984444 gene encoding zinc finger protein OZF-like: MVSQDSEITDNDSRQDSPEDNPITPIIHPALSADPPDSGKCSPDHSDIGASVTALTVDTEFPCSVDAKCFTQNTKLITHHPAKAGEMPLICSECGKCFACNSNLATHQRSHSGEKLFSCSECGKCFALKSVLVTHQRSHTGEKPFSCSECGKCFTQKSALVTHQSSHTGEKPCSCSECRKCFPRKSALVAHQRSHSGEKLFSCSECGKCFAFKSVLVRHQRSHSGEKPFSCSECGKCFAFKSHFDIHQHTHTDEKPYSCSECRKCFARKSDLVTHQRSHTGEKPFSCSECGKCFAFKSHFVIHQHTHTGEKPFPCSECGKCFARKSDLVKHQRSHTGEKPYSCSECGKCFIQKSVLVTHQSSHTGEKPFSCSECRKCFPRKSDLVAHQRSHTGERPFPCYECGKCFTHKSALVRHQRSHTGEKPYFCSECGKCFARKSHLVLHQRSHTGVKPYSCSVCGKCFPQKSVLVTHQRSHTGEKPYSCSVCGKCFTQKSALVTHQRSHTGEKPFSCSECGKCFAFKSHFVIHQHTHTGEKPFPCSECGKCFARKSDLVKHQRSHTGEKPYS; encoded by the coding sequence atggtaTCCCAGGATTCTGAAAtaacagataatgacagtagacaggattctccagaagataatcccattaccccaattatacatccagctctatcagctgatccccctgattctgggaaatgttctcctgatcactctgatattggtgcatctgttacagctctgacagtagatacagagtttccctgttctgtagatgccaaatgttttacacagaacacaaagcttattacccatcatccagctaaggcaggtgagatgccactgatatgttctgaatgtgggaaatgttttgcatgcaactcaaatcttgctacacatcagagaagtcactcaggtgagaagctgttttcctgttctgagtgtggaaaatgttttgcacttaaatcagttcttgttacacatcagagaagtcacacaggtgagaagccgttttcctgttctgagtgtgggaaatgttttacacagaaatcagctcttgttacacatcagagtagtcacacaggtgagaagccatgttcctgttctgagtgtaggaaatgttttccacggaaatcagctcttgttgcacatcagagaagtcactcaggtgagaagttgttttcctgttctgagtgtgggaaatgtttcgcatttaaatcagttcttgttagacatcagagaagtcactcaggtgagaagccgttttcctgttctgagtgtgggaaatgttttgcattcaaatcacattttgatattcatcagcatactcacacagatgagaagccgtattcctgttctgagtgtaggaaatgttttgcacggaaatcagatcttgttacacatcagagaagtcacacaggtgagaagccgttttcctgttctgagtgtgggaaatgttttgcattcaaatcacattttgttattcatcagcatactcacacaggtgaaaagccatttccatgttctgagtgtgggaaatgttttgcacggaaatcagatcttgttaaacatcagagaagtcacacaggtgagaagccgtattcctgttctgagtgtgggaaatgttttatacagaaatcagttctcgttacacatcagagtagtcacacaggtgagaagccattttcctgttctgagtgtaggaaatgttttccacggaaatcagatcttgttgcacatcagagaagtcacacaggtgagaggccatttccatgttatgagtgtgggaaatgttttacacataaatcagctcttgttagacatcagagaagtcacacaggtgagaagccatacttctgttctgagtgtgggaaatgttttgcacggaaatcacatcttgttctacatcagagaagtcacacaggtgtgaagccgtattcctgttctgtgtgtgggaaatgttttccacagaaatcagttcttgttacacatcagagaagtcacacaggtgagaagccgtattcctgttctgtgtgtgggaaatgttttacacagaaatcagctcttgttacacatcagagaagtcacacaggtgagaagccgttttcctgttctgagtgtgggaaatgttttgcattcaaatcacattttgttattcatcagcatactcacacaggtgaaaagccatttccatgttctgagtgtgggaaatgttttgcacggaaatcagatcttgttaaacatcagagaagtcacacaggtgagaagccgtattcc